CTATCCCGTCTGGGTGGATCCGTGTCGGTGACCGACGGGCGGTTCCCCAATCGTCCTGCCGGTACGGATCTGGCAACCGACTACGAGCAGACGAGTGTGGAAGGGCAACTTGTCTGGTCCCCCTCCGCGCTATCCGACCTGGACTGGACGCTTGGGTACACACGGCGCAGGCAGCAACCCACCGCGACTCGCGACTACTCAGGGCTCACCGGGCGGTTGGAGTATCGACGCCGGATCTCGGCCAAGACCCGCGTGTCACTGCGCGGGTACCGCAGGATCTACTCGGCGGAACTCCAAGACGCCAACCTGACGATTGATGATGGGCTGCGTCTCGGTGTGGACTGGGCCTGGTCTTACAAGACCCAGGTCGGCGTGGCGCTGGAACGCCGTGAGGTGGAGTTCGAAGCTGGGGGGGCGTTCGCCGGCGCCGCCAGTCAGTTGGATGACGACATCCAGTCGGCCTCAGTCACCCTAGACTGGCAGGCATTGGAGCGGCTCGGTCTGCTGCTGGCTGTCGAGCACGCGTCGCGCACATCCTCCGACTCGAGTCGTGACTACGAGGCGCTAGTCGGCCGTTTTGAAGTTCGACTCGGGTTTTGATCGCGTTAAGCTGGTAGACCTGATGCCGCCATGCTTCACCGATGATTTACCCCAAGGCTGAAATACTCGCGTCAATTTCATGCGAGTAACAAACTCATGTTGAACGCAGACGCCCGCGCAGCGCTCACCCAGCTCGTCCAGCGCTACCACGCTTCGCTCACCAAAAAGCGTGCGGACCTGGTGGCTGCGCACCAGGCTGCGGTTGAAGACGATTGGAGCGAGGAGGGCACGGCGGCGTTCAAGCTGCTGGTTCACCGCATGGCCGGCTCCGCTGCCTCTTATGGATTCACCGAACTGGGCGACGCCGCCCGCATGCTCGATCAGGTGTTGCAATTCCGCGAGCACGGCACGGCACCGGATCACGTCGGTGACTACTTTGATCGCCTGCTGCGTGATCTCGATGGCTGCATCCGCCGGCCACCGCCGGGCGACCCGCATGCCGAGCAGGGGCGTCACGAAGACGAACACCGCCTGACCGAAATGCCGCGCGTAGTGCTGGTCGATGATGATCCGGCAATGGTCGACATCCTCAGCCGGCAACTCATGGCCGTGGGGTTCGACGTGTCCGGATTCACCGATCCCTTTGCGTCAATGGAGGCCGTGACCAAGATCCGGCCCGCCGTCATTCTCATGGACCTGATGTTTACAGAGGGCGAGGATTACGGTTTCCAGATCGCCGAGGCCATGGTGGCACGGCTGCGCTACAAGCCAGGGCTTGTGTACCTCTCCCAGCGAACCGATGTCCGGGCTCGGCAATGGGCGGTGGACTCGGGGGCCGACGCCTTCTTCACCAAGCCGGTTAACGTCACGGCCCTGGCGCAGCTGCTGGAGCAGTTCTCCGGCCGCGGCGAGCAGGCCTATGTCGAGAACGGCCGCGTGGCCATTGTCGAGGATGATCAGCAAATCGGTCAGTACTACGCGACCCTGCTAGAGGGGTCGGGATTCCGGACGGCGTTGATCAGCGAGCCGGTGACGGCGTTGGAGCGCCTGCTGGACTTCCGCCCGGATCTCGTCCTGATGGACATGCAAATGCCGGATCTCGACGGTATCGAGCTCACGCAGATCCTGCGCCATCACGAAAGCCTGTTCGACATCCCGGTGCTATTCCTGACCAGCGTGACCGACCCGGGGCTGCTGCGTGGCGCGTTGCGTGCGGGGGCCGATGCCTTGCTTTCGAAAGGCGACGACCCCGAGTTGATCCTGTCCGTGGTACAGCGGCGCATCCAACGCTTCCGTCGCGTCACGTACACGCTAACGCGCGATCCGTTGACCCGCCTCTACAACCGGCCCGCGCTGATGGAGCGTGTCAGCTTCGAGCTGCAGCGCGCCCAGCGTGAGGGGCAGGCGTTTTGCATGGCGGTCTTCGATATCGATGGTTTCCGGCAGTTCAACGAGACGCACGGCCGCACCGCGGGTGATCAGGTGCTGCGTGAAATCACCGAGGGCGTGCGCTCACGCCTGCGCCAGGTCGATGTGATCGGGCGGTATGGCGGCGATGAAATCATGATCATCATGCCATCGACCCGGCTCTGCAGTGGCGATGCGGTCATGCAGGAACTGACCAGTCGTGTTTCCGAAACGCCGATCGAACTCGGCGATAAGCGATTCGATATCACCATCAGCACGGCCGTGATTGAGTGCCAGCTCACCCGGCATGATTCATCGCATTCGGTGCTGCAACAGGCACTCAGCCAGCTGGAGGCGCTGCTCAAGACGGCAGGGCCTGGCCAGGTGCGTTCGGGCGAGCTGAGTACCAGTGCCACCAATGAACTGCTTCACGGCGGAGGGCAGCGCCAGCTCGCATGATCGATCAATCGCGCGCCAGGGAGTCGGCGCTGGAACGGGCCGCTGGCTACGCGGCTGCTCTACCCACATGGATTGGGCGCACCGCGGCCTGGATGGCGGTGGTCATGGCGTTGCTGTGCTTCGCCATCGTGGCACTGCGCTACGGCTGGAGCCTGGGCTGGGTGGCGATGCAGGAGGGGCTGACGGCCGCGAATGCCACGCTATTCATGCTGGCACTGGCCTGGGTGCTGGGCACCGATGGTCATGTGCGTGTCGATGTGTTCTACAGCCGGTTCTCGCCGCGGCGAAAGTGCTGGATCGATTTAATCGGCACGGTGTTGCTGCTGTGGCCGGTCTGCGGCTACGTCATGATCGAAAGCCTGGACTATGTGGCCGCTGCCTGGCGTGTGCGTGAAGGGTCGCGCGAGCCGGGCGGGCTGCCCGGCGTCTATTTGATCAAGACCCTGATTCCCGTCGCGGCCAGCCTGCTCATGCTCCAGGGGCTGGCGATTGCGTTCCGGGCCTGGGCAGCGTTGAGGCGGCCATCATGAGCTGGATTGCCGTGCTCATGTTTGTTGTGGTCTGCGCCGTCTTGCTGGCCGGCTACCCCGTGGCGCTGACCCTGGCCGGTGTGGCCCTGGCATTTGCCGGCATCGGTGCGGTGGCGGGAGTGTTCGATCCGGCCTTTCTGCAGGCGGTTCCCAATCGCATTTTCGGCATCATGATGAACGAGACGCTGGTCGCCGTTCCGCTGTTCGTGCTGATGGGTGTGGTGCTCGAGCGTTCCCGGGTTGCCGAACAACTGCTCACCGGCATGGCCAGCCTGTTTGGCGCGGTGCGGGGCGGACTGGCGGTTAGCGTGGTGCTCGTCGGCGCGCTGCTGGCGGCCTCCACCGGCATCATCGGCGCCACGGTGGTCACCATGGGGCTGTTGTCGTTGCCGGTCATGCTGCGCGCCGGGTATGCCCCCACCGTCGCCACTGGGACGATTTGCGCCTCGGGCACGTTGGGTCAGCTGATCCCGCCTTCCATCGTGCTGGTGCTGCTAGGCGACGTGATGTCCTCCGCCTACCAGCAGGCGCAGATTCGCATGGGCGTATTCTCGCCAGAGACGGTCTCGGTCGGCGATTTGTTCATGGGCGCCTTGTTGCCGGGGTTGCTGCTTGTGGCCGCTTATATTCTCTGGCTGTTGATACTGGCCTATCGCCGGGCTGACCTGATGCCGGCGGCCGAGGTTGAACGCGTGGCCCTTTGGCGTGTGCTGGGCAGCATTTTGCCGCCGGTGCTGCTGATCGGTGCCGTGTTGGGCTCGATCATGCTGGGCATTGCCACGCCCACCGAAGCCGCCTCCGTTGGGGCGGTGGGTGCGATGCTGATTGCGGTACTGCGCCGTCGTCTGGGATGGCGAGACCTGCAGGCCTGCGCCGAGTCCACCGCTCAGATCACCGCGATGGTCTTCCTGATCCTGATCGGCGCCTCGATCTTCTCGCTCGTGTTCCGTGGCTACGGTGGCGATGAATTGGTGGCGGAGATGTTGCAGGGCCTGCCAGGCGGGACGGTGACCGCTGTCGTGGCCGTCATGCTGCTGATGTTCCTGCTGGGCTTCATCCTCGACTTCATCGAAATCACCTTCGTTGTCGTCCCGATTGTCGGTCCCATTCTGCTGGCAATGGGCGTCGATCCGGTCTGGCTCGGAGTGATGATGGCGCTGAACCTGCAGACCTCGTTTTTGACGCCTCCGTTCGGGTTTGCGCTGTTCTACTTGCGCGGAGTCGCTCCGGCATCGGTGCCGACGCCGGCGATCTACCGAGGTGTGCTGCCCTTTATCCTGATCCAATTGGTGCTGATGGGCCTGTTGGCCGCATGGCCGGGATTGGCAACCTGGTTGCCGGACCTGTTGAATTAAGCCGTGTTCGCTCGCGCCGCCAAATAGGCGCCCTCTGCCATTTGTGTCCAACGTGCCGTCTGCTCACCATAGCGGGTCAGCGATTCGTAGATGGCGGCGGCCGCGGCATTCTCTGCCGCGAGTTCTCGGGCCACTTCGTCTGCGACCCGTCGGATATGCGATAGCACGGTGGCTGGTAGCGGCCGAATGTCCGCGCCATGTTCGGTGGCCAGTGTCTGCACGGCACGGCCGTTGCGCGCCGTGAACTCGGCCACCATATTCTGGCTGGTAACGCGGCAGGCGGCTTCAACGATCGCCTGCAGGTCGGCCGGCAGCGCTTCATAGGCGGCCTTATTGACCATGCACTCCAGGACCGTACCCGGCTCATGCCAGCCGGGGTAGTAGCAGTACTTGGCCGCCTTGTGCAGCCCGAAGGCGAGGTCGTTGTACGGGCCTACCCATTCCGTGGCATCAATCGTGCCCTGGTTCAGTGCCTGAAACAGCTCACCGCCGGGGATGTTCTGCACGGTGACACCCAACCGGCGGAGCACCTCGCCGCCCAGTCCAGGAATGCGCATCTTGAGTCCCTTGAGGTCGTCCACCGTCTTGATCTCGCGATTGAACCACCCGGCGGTCTGGACTGTGGTGTTGCCGGCGTCAAAGGGAATCAGCCCATAGGGCGCATAGACTTCGCGCCACAGCGCCATGCCGCCGCCGAAATAAAGCCAGCCGGACATCTCCTGCGCGGTCAGTCCGAAGGGCACAGACGAAAAATACTGGGCTTCCGGAATCTTGCCTTTCCAATAATAGGCAGAACCATGTCCCATCTGGGCTGTTCCGCTGGAGACCGCGTCAAAGACTTCAAAGGGTGGAACCAGCTCACCGGCGCCGTAGACCTTGACCGTCAGCCGCCCCGCCGAGAGTGTGGTGATCAGCTTCGCCAGGTCATTGGCGCCGGTGCCCAGGGCTGGAAAGTTCGGCGGCCAGGTCGTGACCATTTTCCACACCAGCGGCTTAAAGCTGGCGGGTTGTTCGGCTGCGGAATCACGCTGCTGGGTGCAGGCGGCCAGGGCGCTCGCACCCATGGCGCCCAATACGATTTCACGTCGTTTCACGCACGGGTCTCCTCTTGTTGACGGGCGGCAGAATACCAGTCGAGGCGGGGACGCAGGACAGGTCAGGTCCGACTGACCTAAGCTTGCGATGCATCCGACTAGGGGATGTCAACGATTGAGTCCAAGACCGCGCCGGGCGGGTATCGATCAGGAAGAAGCCAACGCCCGGCGCACGCGGTGGCCTCGCGCCCGGCCATCATGATGGCCGGGGCGCAAGGACTGAACCTATAACGCTGGAAAAGCATGCCAAATACACAACAGTTGCTGATCATAGGCGTCGACGCCGGAAGTCCCGAGCTATTCAGCCAATGGATGGAGTCCGGCGATCTGCCGAATCTGGCTGCACTGCGAGACCGCAGCTGCTGGGGGGAGGTACAAAGTCCCTATGCGCTGGAGGCGGGGGCCGTCTGGCCGGTGTTCCACAGCGGACGCCTGCCCGGGCGACAGCCGCAGTACGATGGCCGCCGGTACTTCGGCCGCCACGATTATCGGGATCATTGGTACGAACTCGATGAGACGCCACCTCCGGTGTGGCGCCAGCTGTCGGACCAGGGCGTCGACTGTTTGCTGATCGATCCGCCTTATCTGCGACTGGACCCCGAGATGCGGGGCACCATGGTGGTTGACTGGGGCGGTCACGTGCCGGCGGACGGGCGTCAGTTCAGGTTGTCCACGGTGCCCGAAGCCGTGGCTGATGACATTCTTGCGGCCATTGGTCCAGACCCCACGGGGGGCGTGTCCTGTGACCGGCAGGCGCCCGAGTCGATCGAGGATCTCCGGGCCTTTATCGAGCGGTACCAGACACGGTTGCAGAAGAAAGCCGAGCTGACCGTGCATCTGATGCGCACACGCCAGTGGGACCTGGCCATGT
The window above is part of the Abyssibacter profundi genome. Proteins encoded here:
- a CDS encoding response regulator encodes the protein MLNADARAALTQLVQRYHASLTKKRADLVAAHQAAVEDDWSEEGTAAFKLLVHRMAGSAASYGFTELGDAARMLDQVLQFREHGTAPDHVGDYFDRLLRDLDGCIRRPPPGDPHAEQGRHEDEHRLTEMPRVVLVDDDPAMVDILSRQLMAVGFDVSGFTDPFASMEAVTKIRPAVILMDLMFTEGEDYGFQIAEAMVARLRYKPGLVYLSQRTDVRARQWAVDSGADAFFTKPVNVTALAQLLEQFSGRGEQAYVENGRVAIVEDDQQIGQYYATLLEGSGFRTALISEPVTALERLLDFRPDLVLMDMQMPDLDGIELTQILRHHESLFDIPVLFLTSVTDPGLLRGALRAGADALLSKGDDPELILSVVQRRIQRFRRVTYTLTRDPLTRLYNRPALMERVSFELQRAQREGQAFCMAVFDIDGFRQFNETHGRTAGDQVLREITEGVRSRLRQVDVIGRYGGDEIMIIMPSTRLCSGDAVMQELTSRVSETPIELGDKRFDITISTAVIECQLTRHDSSHSVLQQALSQLEALLKTAGPGQVRSGELSTSATNELLHGGGQRQLA
- a CDS encoding TRAP transporter small permease subunit; this encodes MIDQSRARESALERAAGYAAALPTWIGRTAAWMAVVMALLCFAIVALRYGWSLGWVAMQEGLTAANATLFMLALAWVLGTDGHVRVDVFYSRFSPRRKCWIDLIGTVLLLWPVCGYVMIESLDYVAAAWRVREGSREPGGLPGVYLIKTLIPVAASLLMLQGLAIAFRAWAALRRPS
- a CDS encoding TRAP transporter large permease, which gives rise to MSWIAVLMFVVVCAVLLAGYPVALTLAGVALAFAGIGAVAGVFDPAFLQAVPNRIFGIMMNETLVAVPLFVLMGVVLERSRVAEQLLTGMASLFGAVRGGLAVSVVLVGALLAASTGIIGATVVTMGLLSLPVMLRAGYAPTVATGTICASGTLGQLIPPSIVLVLLGDVMSSAYQQAQIRMGVFSPETVSVGDLFMGALLPGLLLVAAYILWLLILAYRRADLMPAAEVERVALWRVLGSILPPVLLIGAVLGSIMLGIATPTEAASVGAVGAMLIAVLRRRLGWRDLQACAESTAQITAMVFLILIGASIFSLVFRGYGGDELVAEMLQGLPGGTVTAVVAVMLLMFLLGFILDFIEITFVVVPIVGPILLAMGVDPVWLGVMMALNLQTSFLTPPFGFALFYLRGVAPASVPTPAIYRGVLPFILIQLVLMGLLAAWPGLATWLPDLLN
- a CDS encoding TRAP transporter substrate-binding protein, which codes for MKRREIVLGAMGASALAACTQQRDSAAEQPASFKPLVWKMVTTWPPNFPALGTGANDLAKLITTLSAGRLTVKVYGAGELVPPFEVFDAVSSGTAQMGHGSAYYWKGKIPEAQYFSSVPFGLTAQEMSGWLYFGGGMALWREVYAPYGLIPFDAGNTTVQTAGWFNREIKTVDDLKGLKMRIPGLGGEVLRRLGVTVQNIPGGELFQALNQGTIDATEWVGPYNDLAFGLHKAAKYCYYPGWHEPGTVLECMVNKAAYEALPADLQAIVEAACRVTSQNMVAEFTARNGRAVQTLATEHGADIRPLPATVLSHIRRVADEVARELAAENAAAAAIYESLTRYGEQTARWTQMAEGAYLAARANTA